A stretch of the Archangium violaceum genome encodes the following:
- a CDS encoding metal ABC transporter permease has protein sequence MDPQLVETTSWAQFWDAYELFRDPMLCALIAGSVLGFLGVYVVLRRMVFVSAAVTQSAGLGVALAFYAEIHLGLHVAPTLGAVSLSLLATLLLMMDPARLRISRESMLGLAYALTGGAAILVGDRISQEAHDIQGILFGTAVLVERPQLIAVVVVGVLTLLIHLWWFRGLTFASFDRTGAMVQGLPVRSLDAVLMISIGLMVGVSARALGALPVFAFSTLSAIAALVVDLRLPGTFLLATIAGAISGLGGYLFAYFYNFPVGGSQTVLAGVLVLLALVVRGMKQLVMGGARG, from the coding sequence TTGGACCCGCAGCTGGTTGAGACCACCTCCTGGGCACAGTTCTGGGACGCCTACGAGCTGTTCCGGGACCCCATGCTCTGCGCCCTCATCGCGGGGAGCGTGCTGGGGTTCCTCGGTGTCTACGTGGTGCTGAGGCGCATGGTGTTCGTCAGCGCCGCGGTGACGCAATCGGCCGGCCTGGGTGTCGCCCTGGCCTTCTACGCGGAGATCCACCTGGGCCTGCACGTGGCGCCCACCCTGGGGGCCGTGAGCCTCTCCCTGCTGGCCACGCTGCTGCTGATGATGGACCCGGCGCGGCTGCGCATCTCCCGCGAGAGCATGCTGGGCCTGGCCTATGCGCTCACGGGCGGCGCGGCCATCCTCGTGGGCGACCGCATCTCCCAGGAGGCCCATGACATCCAGGGCATCCTCTTCGGCACGGCGGTGCTGGTCGAGCGACCCCAGCTCATCGCCGTGGTCGTGGTGGGCGTCCTCACGCTCCTCATCCACCTGTGGTGGTTCCGAGGCCTCACCTTCGCCAGCTTCGATCGCACCGGCGCCATGGTGCAGGGCCTGCCGGTGCGCTCGCTCGACGCGGTGCTGATGATCTCCATCGGGTTGATGGTGGGTGTGTCGGCGCGAGCCCTCGGCGCGCTGCCGGTGTTCGCCTTCTCCACCCTGTCGGCCATCGCCGCGCTGGTGGTGGATCTGCGGCTGCCGGGCACCTTCCTGCTGGCCACGATCGCCGGCGCCATCTCCGGCCTGGGCGGCTACCTCTTCGCCTATTTCTACAACTTCCCCGTGGGCGGCTCGCAGACGGTGCTCGCGGGCGTGCTCGTGCTGCTGGCACTCGTGGTGCGAGGCATGAAGCAGCTCGTCATGGGCGGGGCGAGGGGCTGA
- a CDS encoding alpha/beta fold hydrolase codes for MSDPLQLDDWGGTGPVLHLAHANGFPPGCYRKLIEVLKSRYHVLTLRSRCLVPGMEPLAMRDWDDMADDLARALRARGLEGVIGVGHSMGGVATLLASTKNPGLFRAVVALDPVLFTGARALFIQAVTLLGMRHRVPPASLARRRREHWGSREEAATSYRKKPLFQHFDAECFQDYITHGLTEAPGGGFRLTIPREWEARIFETSPRDVWRRLRSVPVPALVLRGSGSDTLTPPALERVRKTLPDVRAEEQPGTHLFPLEHPEECGRRLLAFLDELPLPLGEGGG; via the coding sequence ATGAGCGACCCCCTGCAACTGGATGACTGGGGTGGCACCGGCCCGGTGCTGCACCTCGCGCACGCCAACGGCTTTCCCCCGGGCTGCTACCGCAAGCTCATCGAGGTCCTGAAGTCGCGCTACCACGTCCTCACGCTGCGGAGCCGCTGCCTCGTTCCGGGGATGGAGCCGCTGGCGATGCGGGACTGGGACGACATGGCCGACGACCTGGCCCGGGCCCTGCGTGCTCGCGGGCTGGAGGGAGTGATTGGCGTGGGCCACAGCATGGGCGGCGTGGCGACCCTGCTCGCCTCCACGAAGAACCCGGGGCTCTTCCGGGCCGTGGTGGCGTTGGATCCGGTGCTCTTCACGGGCGCGCGCGCCCTCTTCATCCAGGCGGTGACCCTCCTGGGAATGAGGCACCGCGTTCCTCCCGCGAGCCTGGCCCGGCGCCGCCGCGAGCACTGGGGCTCGCGCGAGGAGGCCGCCACGAGCTACCGCAAGAAGCCCCTCTTCCAGCACTTCGACGCCGAGTGCTTCCAGGACTACATCACCCACGGCCTCACGGAGGCCCCGGGCGGTGGATTCCGGCTCACCATCCCGAGGGAATGGGAGGCTCGCATCTTCGAGACATCACCCCGCGACGTCTGGCGGCGGCTGCGCTCGGTGCCGGTGCCGGCGCTCGTGCTGCGCGGAAGCGGCTCGGACACGCTCACGCCGCCGGCCCTGGAGCGCGTCCGGAAGACGCTGCCCGACGTCCGCGCCGAGGAGCAGCCCGGTACGCACCTCTTCCCACTGGAGCACCCGGAGGAGTGCGGACGGCGTCTCCTGGCGTTCCTCGACGAGCTCCCTCTCCCCCTGGGAGAGGGCGGGGGGTGA
- a CDS encoding CBS domain-containing protein, with product MKGHARNLMTAPVKSVSLETPLSEIALLFAEAHIGGVPVTDSEERVLGIISEADIMNALLAGRPLSTLAEEVMTSRVHTVDEFDLTDEVMELFRKHRIHHLPVVREKKLLGMITPSDVIRFLAQDIDEPPRVG from the coding sequence ATGAAGGGACATGCCCGCAACCTGATGACCGCGCCGGTGAAGTCCGTCTCCTTGGAGACGCCCCTCTCGGAGATCGCCCTGCTGTTCGCCGAGGCGCACATCGGCGGCGTGCCGGTGACGGACTCCGAGGAGCGCGTGCTGGGCATCATCAGCGAGGCCGACATCATGAACGCCCTGTTGGCGGGCCGCCCGCTGAGCACCCTGGCGGAAGAGGTGATGACCTCGCGCGTGCACACGGTGGACGAGTTCGACCTCACCGACGAGGTGATGGAGCTCTTCCGCAAGCACCGCATCCACCACCTGCCCGTGGTGCGCGAGAAGAAGCTGCTGGGGATGATCACCCCCTCGGATGTCATCCGCTTCCTCGCCCAGGACATCGACGAGCCCCCGCGGGTGGGCTGA
- a CDS encoding MerC domain-containing protein, with amino-acid sequence MLSTAGRSPWDGWGQFLSTLCIAHCMLLPLVLGFLPAATAEVLEGEAVHQGLVVFVALTAVVAFVPGWRLHRRAGVLVLAASGLLLLVAALFLPEGTSEALETGLTLGGGVLMAVAHARNRTLCRECCALEPGAT; translated from the coding sequence GTGCTGAGCACCGCCGGACGTTCCCCGTGGGACGGATGGGGGCAGTTCCTCTCCACGCTGTGCATCGCGCACTGCATGCTGCTGCCCCTCGTGCTCGGCTTCCTCCCCGCCGCCACCGCGGAGGTGCTGGAGGGCGAGGCGGTACACCAGGGGCTCGTGGTCTTCGTGGCGCTCACGGCGGTGGTGGCCTTCGTTCCGGGCTGGCGCCTTCATCGTCGCGCGGGGGTGCTGGTGCTCGCGGCCTCGGGGCTGCTGCTGCTGGTCGCCGCCCTGTTCCTGCCCGAGGGCACGAGCGAGGCGCTGGAGACAGGCCTCACCCTGGGCGGGGGCGTGCTCATGGCGGTGGCCCACGCGCGCAACCGCACGCTGTGCCGCGAGTGCTGCGCGCTCGAGCCCGGTGCCACGTAG
- a CDS encoding isochorismatase family protein, translated as MPTFHLKRDQAALLVIDIQERLCAAMERDALDRMINRTNAAIEGAKALELPVIVTEQYPKGLGPTHSLVKMRLGSYSSVEKLEFSACVPDVAARLGERKQVLLVGMETHVCVFQTVRDLAEKGFTPLLCADAVMSRNAEDRRVGLEMCREAGAHIVTVEAALFDLLGCAGTPEFKKVSAAVR; from the coding sequence ATGCCCACCTTCCACCTCAAGAGAGACCAGGCCGCGCTCCTCGTCATCGACATCCAGGAGCGCCTGTGCGCCGCCATGGAGCGGGACGCGCTGGATCGGATGATCAACCGCACCAACGCCGCCATCGAGGGCGCGAAGGCGCTCGAGTTGCCGGTGATCGTCACCGAGCAGTACCCCAAGGGCCTGGGGCCCACGCACTCACTGGTGAAGATGCGGCTGGGCAGCTACTCCTCGGTGGAGAAGCTTGAGTTCAGCGCGTGCGTGCCGGACGTGGCGGCGCGGCTCGGCGAGCGCAAGCAGGTCCTCCTCGTGGGCATGGAGACGCACGTCTGCGTCTTCCAGACGGTGCGCGACCTGGCGGAGAAGGGCTTCACCCCGCTGCTGTGCGCGGACGCGGTGATGTCGCGCAACGCGGAGGACCGGCGCGTGGGCCTGGAGATGTGCCGCGAGGCGGGGGCCCACATCGTCACGGTGGAGGCCGCGTTGTTCGACCTGCTCGGGTGCGCGGGCACTCCCGAGTTCAAGAAGGTCTCCGCCGCGGTCCGTTAG
- a CDS encoding thiamine pyrophosphate-binding protein, which translates to MGMLTGGQLVGRMLRKEGVRHIFTLSGLHVAPIYAGCVEEGIQVIDTRHEQAAAHAADAYARVTRGVGVAVVTAGPGVTDALTGVANAHAASSPMILLGGAAPIFNQSRGSLQEMEQVDLFHRISKWSDRVPTPELVPSYLAKAFRVALSGRPGPVFLELAWDVLCNGVDEDSLLLPRGYRTDARQAPDPRKVDEAMALLRTAEHPALIAGSSVYWDGAWDALRRFAETAQIPVFLNGAGRGCLPANHPLFFQHTRKDALSAADLVFVIGTPFDFRLNYGAEPTFSAESKIVQVDIDPTEVGRNRAVDVGIIADSFSALTAFADASPRVKRDAFISQLREREQKKLRDLEQWTKDDGVPIHHYRLAREMSDVANGPGQDPVFIADGGNWVAMAAKVIELRNPGRWLDPGPLGCLGVGAPFALASKVLHPERTHWIIQGDGSFGLNGMDFETALRFKLPMVCVVGNDASWGQIRIPQVQMFGEEKSPGTRLAPTRYDKVVEAFGGHGELVTEPARIRPALERALASGTVACVNVMLDPEAPVKAGAMGYAV; encoded by the coding sequence ATGGGCATGCTCACCGGAGGACAGCTCGTCGGGCGGATGCTGAGGAAGGAGGGCGTCCGGCACATCTTCACCTTGTCGGGGCTGCATGTGGCGCCCATCTACGCGGGATGCGTGGAGGAGGGCATCCAGGTCATCGACACCCGCCACGAGCAGGCGGCCGCCCACGCGGCGGATGCCTACGCCCGGGTGACGCGCGGCGTGGGCGTGGCGGTGGTGACGGCCGGCCCCGGGGTGACGGATGCGCTCACCGGCGTGGCCAACGCCCACGCGGCCAGCTCGCCGATGATCCTCCTGGGAGGCGCGGCCCCCATCTTCAACCAGAGCCGTGGCTCGTTGCAGGAGATGGAGCAGGTGGACCTCTTCCACCGCATCTCCAAGTGGTCGGATCGCGTCCCCACGCCGGAGTTGGTGCCGTCCTACCTCGCCAAGGCCTTCCGCGTGGCGCTCTCCGGAAGGCCGGGGCCGGTGTTCCTGGAGCTCGCCTGGGATGTGCTCTGCAACGGCGTGGACGAGGACTCCCTGCTGCTTCCGCGCGGCTACCGCACGGACGCGCGGCAGGCGCCGGATCCCCGCAAGGTGGACGAGGCGATGGCGCTGCTGCGGACGGCCGAGCACCCCGCCCTCATCGCCGGCTCGTCGGTGTACTGGGATGGCGCATGGGACGCGCTGCGGCGCTTCGCGGAGACCGCGCAGATCCCCGTGTTCCTCAATGGCGCGGGACGCGGCTGTCTGCCGGCGAACCACCCGCTCTTCTTCCAGCACACGCGCAAGGACGCGCTGAGCGCGGCGGACCTGGTGTTCGTCATCGGCACGCCCTTCGACTTCCGGCTCAACTACGGCGCCGAGCCCACCTTCAGCGCCGAGTCGAAGATCGTCCAGGTGGACATCGATCCGACCGAGGTGGGGCGCAACCGCGCGGTGGACGTGGGCATCATCGCGGACAGCTTCAGCGCGCTCACCGCCTTCGCGGATGCGTCGCCCCGGGTGAAGCGGGATGCCTTCATTTCGCAACTGCGCGAGCGCGAGCAGAAGAAGCTGCGCGATCTGGAGCAGTGGACGAAGGACGATGGCGTGCCCATCCACCACTACCGGCTGGCCCGGGAGATGTCGGACGTGGCCAACGGGCCGGGGCAGGATCCGGTGTTCATCGCGGATGGCGGTAACTGGGTCGCCATGGCGGCCAAGGTGATCGAACTGCGCAATCCGGGCCGGTGGTTGGATCCGGGCCCGCTCGGGTGCCTCGGCGTGGGGGCTCCGTTCGCCCTGGCCTCGAAGGTGCTGCACCCGGAGCGCACGCATTGGATCATCCAGGGGGACGGCTCGTTCGGCCTCAACGGCATGGACTTCGAAACGGCGCTGCGCTTCAAGCTGCCCATGGTGTGCGTGGTGGGCAACGACGCCTCGTGGGGGCAGATCCGCATTCCCCAGGTGCAGATGTTCGGCGAGGAGAAATCGCCGGGGACGCGACTGGCGCCCACCCGGTACGACAAGGTGGTGGAGGCGTTCGGCGGCCATGGCGAGCTCGTGACGGAGCCGGCGCGGATCCGCCCCGCGCTCGAGCGTGCCCTGGCCAGTGGCACGGTGGCGTGCGTCAACGTGATGCTGGATCCAGAGGCCCCGGTGAAGGCGGGCGCCATGGGATACGCCGTCTGA
- a CDS encoding tetratricopeptide repeat protein → MLARHLRAEEPSIFPTAPWDDVPDLELPTPPLREGLGRAHLKVSTRVALAQAYFDQGLRLLHLGWGSEARRAFAEAARRDPELAMAYWGLALTRGPGARYAVARAEAINKALALSEGVTDAEQRYIVAATFLADKGPSNGRHGFVREMEALIDRHPEDAEARLLLAGFLADGYESDGRPGMGLPYAQALLRELLRTHPNHEGVHYAWSQVTVESARPEAALESARRLRLLAPRAGTALLGAGRLLLRTGHTREAREVLEAAVATDDAWLSQESLPESAAPVAGLALRLLVQACSDAGRYSEAQGWARRLRTRVESVTPHFGQALVFAAGSVFSPHLRFGFWRAASELRVELGPEARAAERALLTGMETYARGLRALEAGRFAEAERMCDELDALYPPLADERKGDVRLLCPRDVARVVELAACELRGSLEARQGDNARAEATLIKALRLERRLRTVGPAAFSRPVRETLARMRVRCGREDKALELAEALVKERPGSGHAWFLLAEVHVARESFAEAASAFASFLECWRDADEQLPELRRARIFLAARGGVGMRAMLPSNVIPLRLLENASC, encoded by the coding sequence ATGCTGGCGCGACACCTGCGAGCCGAAGAGCCCTCCATCTTCCCCACCGCTCCCTGGGACGACGTCCCGGACCTGGAGCTCCCCACGCCTCCGTTGCGCGAGGGGCTGGGGCGCGCGCACCTGAAGGTGAGCACCCGGGTGGCCCTGGCCCAGGCGTACTTCGATCAGGGCCTGCGCCTGCTGCACCTCGGCTGGGGCTCCGAGGCGCGGAGGGCCTTCGCGGAGGCCGCGCGGAGGGATCCGGAGCTCGCCATGGCGTACTGGGGTCTGGCCCTGACGCGTGGGCCGGGTGCGCGCTACGCGGTGGCCCGGGCGGAGGCCATCAACAAGGCGCTCGCCCTCAGCGAGGGCGTGACGGACGCCGAGCAGCGCTATATCGTCGCGGCCACCTTCCTGGCCGACAAGGGCCCCTCCAATGGCCGCCACGGCTTCGTGCGCGAGATGGAGGCCCTCATCGACCGGCACCCGGAGGACGCCGAGGCGCGCCTGTTGCTCGCCGGCTTCCTGGCGGATGGGTACGAGTCCGATGGGCGTCCCGGTATGGGCCTGCCCTATGCGCAGGCACTGCTGCGCGAGCTGCTGCGCACGCACCCGAACCACGAGGGCGTCCACTACGCGTGGAGCCAGGTGACGGTGGAGAGCGCGCGTCCCGAGGCGGCGCTGGAGAGCGCGCGCCGGCTGCGGTTGCTGGCGCCCCGGGCGGGGACGGCCCTGCTCGGCGCCGGGCGGTTGTTGCTGCGCACCGGCCACACCCGGGAGGCGCGCGAGGTGCTCGAGGCCGCGGTGGCCACGGATGACGCCTGGCTCTCCCAGGAGTCGCTGCCCGAGTCCGCCGCGCCGGTGGCGGGTCTGGCGCTGCGGCTGCTCGTCCAGGCGTGCTCCGACGCCGGGCGCTACAGCGAGGCCCAGGGCTGGGCACGCCGCCTGCGGACCCGCGTGGAGTCGGTGACGCCGCACTTCGGACAGGCGCTCGTGTTCGCGGCGGGCTCCGTCTTCAGCCCGCACCTGCGCTTCGGCTTCTGGCGCGCGGCCTCGGAGCTGCGCGTGGAGCTGGGGCCGGAGGCTCGCGCGGCCGAGCGGGCGCTGCTCACCGGAATGGAGACGTACGCGCGGGGTCTGCGCGCCCTGGAGGCGGGAAGGTTCGCGGAGGCGGAGCGGATGTGTGACGAGCTCGACGCGCTGTACCCGCCCCTGGCCGATGAGCGGAAGGGCGACGTCCGTCTGCTCTGCCCGCGCGATGTCGCCCGGGTGGTGGAGCTGGCGGCATGCGAGCTGAGGGGTTCACTGGAGGCGCGTCAGGGCGACAACGCCCGCGCCGAGGCCACGCTCATCAAGGCCCTGCGGCTGGAGCGCCGGTTGCGCACGGTGGGGCCCGCCGCCTTCTCCCGTCCGGTCCGTGAGACGTTGGCGCGCATGCGGGTGCGTTGTGGGCGTGAGGACAAGGCACTGGAGTTGGCCGAGGCGCTCGTGAAGGAGCGGCCGGGCAGCGGGCATGCCTGGTTCCTCCTGGCCGAGGTTCATGTCGCCCGCGAGTCCTTCGCGGAGGCGGCCTCGGCCTTCGCCTCCTTCCTGGAGTGTTGGCGCGACGCGGACGAGCAGCTGCCGGAGCTCCGGCGTGCCCGGATCTTCCTCGCGGCGCGGGGCGGGGTTGGCATGAGGGCCATGCTGCCCTCCAACGTCATTCCCCTCCGGCTCCTGGAGAACGCCTCGTGCTGA